The genomic window TGCTGGCGAAACCGCAGCTGCAGCCTGTACAAAATCAGGTGCTCCGGCAGAAGATACACCACTTACGTTACTTGCAAACATGGTCTTTTGTCTATCTGCTAACGTAAAGTTGTCGTTGGGGCGCTCTATCAACTTATAGGCGCCAATTGCAGCAGCTCCACCAATAAATGAGGCAGCAAGTACAATTAATCCTATTTTTTTCATTTCCATAATTATTTGTTTTTTAAAAGGTAATGAAGCTGCCAAGAATTAAAATTCGTTGACGGTTGCATTTCCATTGTATGTTGTGTTTTACGTTTACTTTTTTTACTAATGAATTATCCAAATTTAATACCATATCAACGATATTTGTATCAGAATAACGTCTAAATACGTGTTAAAAAATGTTAAAAGCCAACCTTACAGCTTATTGATGTTTTTTATTGTATAATTGTTACAAGCTTAGCTACTATAAAAAATGAATATTAAATTCTATAAATACCAAGGTGCCGGAAATGATTTTGTATTGATTGATGGTAGAGAAAATCCTATAAAAAATATCGATACAAAGGCCGTAGCGCAACTTTGTGACCGTAGGTTTGGCATTGGTGCCGATGGCTTAATGTTTTTAACCAATAGTAAAGACTACGATTTTGAAATGATTTACCACAATGCAGATGGTAAGGTTGGTAGCATGTGTGGTAACGGCGGCAGATGCATTGTGGCCTTTGCTAAGCATCTAGGAATTTTTGACACAGAGACTAATTTTTTGGCAGTTGATGGCCCTCATTATGCCAAAATTTCAGCAGAAGGCAATTGGGTAGAGTTACAGATGATAGATGTAGCTGCTATAAATTTGGATAAAGACGCTTTTGTATTGAACACAGGTTCGCCGCACTATGTGAAAGAAGTTACAGGGCTAGAAAATATGGATGTTTATACCGAAGGTTACAACATTCGCAATAACGAAACCTACAAAACCGACGGCATCAACGTAAATTTTGTAGAGAAAAAACCTGATCATTTATTTGTTAGAACTTTTGAGCGTGGCGTAGAAGATGAAACTTATGCTTGCGGTACGGGCGTAACTGCGGTTGCGATGGCCATGGCTAAAAGGCAACATCAAATTGGCCAAGTGGTAACTCCGGTAACTGTACTTGGTGGCAATTTAGAGATCAATTTTAGCTACGATGGCGAGAAATTTACCGATGTGTTTTTATGTGGCCCGGCAGAAAAGGTTTTTGAGGGCGAGATAAATTTGTAGAAACCTAGGTTTATCTTGGCTCATCAAAACATATTTAAATCAAGCGCTAGCCATATACTCCATGATATCAGCGCTAGCGCACGCCCAATGTCATTAAGTTAAGGGTTTCACAGGTTAATTCTTCGATTTTTGAACTGCTTTGGCTTTGTTCTCTGCCTGTATTTATCGGTTTTTCTGTCAAAATTCCTGTTAGGCCTAAGTGGTACAACGTTTTTGACAAAGAGCTGTTCCAGTTCGTCCATAGCTTCTTTGCCCGTTTTGCTGCTAAAGAGTTCTATCAGCCTGTTGCGGATGAAACAAAGCGACAAAGATGCATTTATCCTGTATTCATAGGTACGGTGTTCGTATTTTTTCCGAGCCTGTTGTTGTGCATCCATGGTCAATATGGCCTGCATATTGCTCATGTACAGCGCACAATAAAATTCCTGTAGTATAAACTGACAGCTTGTCCCAGAAAAATGTTCTACGCCTATAATATTCTTAAACCTGTTATAATAGGTTTCTATCGCCCATCTTTTGAAGTAGAGCTCCTTAAAATCTGCGTAGGGATAAGCCCTAGCGTCCAATAGCGAGGTAATCAGGATTTCATACTCTCCAGTGCTCAACGGTACCCGAAGCATCCTGACTGTAAGAGATGCGTTTTTATCATATTGCAGACCATTAAACGACCTGTTCTGCTTGGGGGACAAGACCAGAATATCGTCATCCTTCCCCGAAAGCGCAAAATCCCTGGTTGCATTGGAATAGGCTATCTTACACCTGCATATAAAATGGATCCCATCTCCGTCCATCTGGTGCATCGCACCAAAACTGGTGTATGCCCTGTCCATGATGACAATATCGCCGCTTTGTGCAAGCAGAAGCTGTTGGCGGGCAAGGGCGACCTCGCCTACACTAAAACGTGAAAGGCGGCCATCGATAGCGATTTCGTTGAGCACGTCATAGAGGATGGAAACCCTGGCCATAACCACATCATCGGTCTTTTTCTGATTATTGCAGAAGCCGTATTCCGCTATCGTACTTGGGCTTATTGGAAGGTTGATGGTTGAACCGTCTATAGCTAGCAGCCTGTGTCCCTTGTAAAGCTGTACCGAATCGTCATTGTCCCGATAAAAATCAGAGGCGATGG from Pedobacter sp. SL55 includes these protein-coding regions:
- the dapF gene encoding diaminopimelate epimerase; translated protein: MNIKFYKYQGAGNDFVLIDGRENPIKNIDTKAVAQLCDRRFGIGADGLMFLTNSKDYDFEMIYHNADGKVGSMCGNGGRCIVAFAKHLGIFDTETNFLAVDGPHYAKISAEGNWVELQMIDVAAINLDKDAFVLNTGSPHYVKEVTGLENMDVYTEGYNIRNNETYKTDGINVNFVEKKPDHLFVRTFERGVEDETYACGTGVTAVAMAMAKRQHQIGQVVTPVTVLGGNLEINFSYDGEKFTDVFLCGPAEKVFEGEINL
- a CDS encoding IS4 family transposase, encoding MTRKPPFHFVELSHQFISSQINIEKYRTCRKDFTRNRKFGFRELSLFMLRTLKQNIQVELQKFLDDIKSCVYSFTTSAFVQGRKKIKPDMFLDLNAAIASDFYRDNDDSVQLYKGHRLLAIDGSTINLPISPSTIAEYGFCNNQKKTDDVVMARVSILYDVLNEIAIDGRLSRFSVGEVALARQQLLLAQSGDIVIMDRAYTSFGAMHQMDGDGIHFICRCKIAYSNATRDFALSGKDDDILVLSPKQNRSFNGLQYDKNASLTVRMLRVPLSTGEYEILITSLLDARAYPYADFKELYFKRWAIETYYNRFKNIIGVEHFSGTSCQFILQEFYCALYMSNMQAILTMDAQQQARKKYEHRTYEYRINASLSLCFIRNRLIELFSSKTGKEAMDELEQLFVKNVVPLRPNRNFDRKTDKYRQRTKPKQFKNRRINL